In Tenrec ecaudatus isolate mTenEca1 chromosome 5, mTenEca1.hap1, whole genome shotgun sequence, the following are encoded in one genomic region:
- the CNBP gene encoding CCHC-type zinc finger nucleic acid binding protein isoform X2 — MSSNECFKCGRSGHWARECPTGGGRGRGMRSRGRGFQFVSSSLPDICYRCGESGHLAKDCDLQEDACYNCGRGGHIAKDCKEPKREREQCCYNCGKPGHLARDCDHADEQKCYSCGEFGHIQKDCTKVKCYRCGETGHVAINCSKTSEVNCYRCGESGHLARECTIEATA, encoded by the exons ATGAGCAGCAACGAATGCTTCAAATGTGGGCGATCTGGCCACTGGGCCCGGGAGTGCCCTACTGGAGGAGGCCGTGGTCGTGGAATGAGAAGCCGTGGCAGAG GTTTCCagtttgtttcctcttctctcccagacATCTGTTATCGTTGCGGTGAGTCTGGTCATCTTGCCAAGGATTGTGATCTTCAGGAGGATG CCTGCTATAACTGCGGTAGAGGCGGTCACATTGCCAAGGACTGCAAGGAGcccaagagagagcgagagcagtGTTGCTACAACTGTGGCAAACCAGGTCACCTGGCTCGTGACTGTGACCATGCTGATGAGCAGAAGTGCTACTCTTGCGGAGAATTTGGACACATTCAAAAAGACTGCACCAAAGTGAAGTGTTACAG GTGTGGTGAAACTGGTCATGTAGCCATCAACTGCAGCAAGACGAGCGAAGTCAACTGCTACCGCTGTGGCGAGTCAGGGCACCTTGCACGGGAATGCACAATTGAGGCTACAGcttaa
- the CNBP gene encoding CCHC-type zinc finger nucleic acid binding protein isoform X1 has product MSSNECFKCGRSGHWARECPTGGGRGRGMRSRGRGGFTSDRGFQFVSSSLPDICYRCGESGHLAKDCDLQEDACYNCGRGGHIAKDCKEPKREREQCCYNCGKPGHLARDCDHADEQKCYSCGEFGHIQKDCTKVKCYRCGETGHVAINCSKTSEVNCYRCGESGHLARECTIEATA; this is encoded by the exons ATGAGCAGCAACGAATGCTTCAAATGTGGGCGATCTGGCCACTGGGCCCGGGAGTGCCCTACTGGAGGAGGCCGTGGTCGTGGAATGAGAAGCCGTGGCAGAGGTGGTTTTACCTCGGATAGAG GTTTCCagtttgtttcctcttctctcccagacATCTGTTATCGTTGCGGTGAGTCTGGTCATCTTGCCAAGGATTGTGATCTTCAGGAGGATG CCTGCTATAACTGCGGTAGAGGCGGTCACATTGCCAAGGACTGCAAGGAGcccaagagagagcgagagcagtGTTGCTACAACTGTGGCAAACCAGGTCACCTGGCTCGTGACTGTGACCATGCTGATGAGCAGAAGTGCTACTCTTGCGGAGAATTTGGACACATTCAAAAAGACTGCACCAAAGTGAAGTGTTACAG GTGTGGTGAAACTGGTCATGTAGCCATCAACTGCAGCAAGACGAGCGAAGTCAACTGCTACCGCTGTGGCGAGTCAGGGCACCTTGCACGGGAATGCACAATTGAGGCTACAGcttaa